In Halapricum desulfuricans, a single window of DNA contains:
- a CDS encoding ABC transporter ATP-binding protein, with protein sequence MTDRFRVENLTKDYGPVVAVDGVDLSIEPGVVHCLAGPNGSGKSTLLGVLLGLVRPTEGTVVRPASDRVGASFQEPAFYDDLTVRENLDVFRALAGDPAFEWVQEVIGVFNLSRVLHRRAAELSGGYSKQLDLALALLNEPDFLLLDEPLADLDDVTRESLVAFLERYAAEGNAVVVSSHRIDAFAPVLDRLTVMYEGEIVLDGQREEIDGTETIRRVYREAIAENDKER encoded by the coding sequence GTGACCGACCGATTCCGCGTCGAGAATCTGACAAAAGATTACGGCCCGGTTGTCGCCGTCGACGGCGTCGACCTGTCGATCGAACCCGGCGTCGTCCACTGTCTGGCCGGGCCGAACGGGTCGGGCAAATCGACGCTTCTGGGCGTCTTGCTCGGACTCGTCCGGCCGACCGAGGGGACCGTCGTCCGGCCCGCGAGTGATCGAGTCGGCGCGAGCTTCCAGGAACCGGCCTTCTACGACGACCTCACCGTCCGGGAGAACCTCGACGTGTTCCGCGCGCTGGCCGGCGATCCGGCCTTCGAGTGGGTGCAGGAGGTCATCGGGGTATTCAACCTGTCGCGCGTGCTCCACCGCCGGGCCGCCGAGTTGTCGGGCGGGTACAGCAAGCAACTCGATCTGGCGCTCGCGCTGTTGAACGAACCCGATTTCCTGCTGCTTGACGAACCGCTTGCGGATCTCGACGATGTCACCCGTGAATCGCTCGTCGCGTTCCTCGAACGGTACGCGGCCGAGGGCAACGCCGTCGTCGTTTCGAGCCACCGAATCGACGCGTTCGCGCCCGTCCTCGACCGCCTGACCGTCATGTACGAGGGGGAGATCGTTCTCGACGGCCAGCGCGAGGAGATCGACGGGACCGAGACGATCAGGCGCGTCTATCGCGAGGCCATCGCGGAGAACGACAAAGAGAGATAG
- a CDS encoding ABC transporter permease → MSLRALLRKELRWSKHNVAALVVLLLILPATAGYASVTFQHVIPQEAPVAVVPADETTDDGSLELVDAAAVTFAQPVRYDSKAPAMDALHREQVYAVITVPPGVLNDSRESQLTLTVEGSMVLFEHPSNAMVNILNYRLQSSTSTSITVQREVVGESRSLSEYLIPILLVATLTLFAFTYVPYNLASESRAIRRIRTDSSLESVVTAKLLYFTLLMLLPIVTFGFVTWALGYAITPISAGIVVALLLSFLSMAAVAMAIMFVTRFGTTGRFLSVTVLFGLVAFGGLIYPAGFFSPVRKEIVRSIPLHYTTIIVRSEMLKDVPLRLYADYFALLGATALASLVVLEAAIVFYRRGD, encoded by the coding sequence GTGAGCCTCCGAGCCCTGTTGCGCAAGGAACTGCGCTGGAGCAAGCACAACGTGGCCGCGCTGGTCGTGTTGTTGCTGATACTGCCCGCGACCGCCGGGTACGCCAGCGTCACGTTCCAGCACGTCATCCCCCAGGAAGCCCCTGTTGCGGTCGTCCCGGCCGACGAGACGACCGACGACGGGAGTCTCGAACTCGTCGACGCCGCGGCCGTCACGTTCGCCCAGCCGGTCAGATACGACTCGAAAGCGCCGGCGATGGACGCGCTCCACCGCGAGCAGGTCTATGCCGTGATCACCGTCCCACCCGGGGTGTTAAACGACTCTCGCGAGTCACAACTCACCCTCACCGTCGAGGGGAGTATGGTCCTGTTCGAGCACCCCTCGAACGCGATGGTGAACATACTCAACTACCGCTTGCAGTCGAGTACGTCAACGTCAATCACTGTCCAGCGGGAAGTCGTCGGCGAATCGCGCTCGCTCTCGGAATATCTGATCCCGATCCTGCTGGTCGCGACGCTGACTTTGTTCGCGTTCACGTACGTCCCCTACAATCTGGCCAGCGAGTCGCGGGCGATCCGGCGCATCCGGACCGACTCCTCGCTGGAATCGGTCGTTACGGCGAAGTTGCTCTACTTCACGCTGTTGATGCTGCTCCCGATCGTGACCTTCGGGTTCGTCACGTGGGCGCTCGGATACGCGATCACGCCGATATCGGCCGGGATCGTCGTCGCGCTGTTGCTGTCGTTTCTCTCGATGGCAGCCGTCGCGATGGCGATCATGTTCGTCACTCGATTCGGGACGACCGGCCGGTTCCTCTCGGTGACTGTCCTGTTCGGGCTGGTCGCGTTCGGCGGGCTGATCTATCCGGCCGGCTTCTTCTCGCCGGTTCGCAAGGAGATCGTCAGGTCCATCCCGTTACACTACACGACGATCATCGTCCGCAGCGAGATGCTCAAGGACGTTCCGCTTCGGCTGTACGCCGATTACTTCGCGCTGCTCGGTGCGACCGCGCTCGCGTCGCTGGTCGTGCTGGAGGCGGCGATCGTGTTCTACCGGAGGGGTGACTGA
- a CDS encoding asparagine synthase C-terminal domain-containing protein, whose protein sequence is MTLHGVSPSVVRAAIQRGDPLPGTRGFAGEVDGLLVRDVLGRYPLFVDDEAWAFDPTELDDPRSFPAGHVRSREGLERWGSLPEPALAEPSDGVEAVRSALERAFSTIDTDGLAIAFSGGLDSALLAAVFDVPLYVVGFPDSHDIEAARRGADLLDADLTVVEATHADLERAVPEIVAATGRTNAMDVQIALPLYLVAERVAADGFDRLALGQGADELFGGYAKVAKAPEDPRVESDTVRGATREVIETLPDQLERDVLTVRAAGVEPVAPLLHDAVVEAALGLPGELLVEGETRKVALREAAWRWLPEELATREKKAVQYGSLVARELDRLARQAGFKRRMDDHVTQYVESLSR, encoded by the coding sequence ATGACGCTTCACGGTGTCTCTCCGTCGGTCGTGCGCGCTGCGATCCAGCGAGGCGACCCGCTCCCCGGCACGCGCGGCTTCGCCGGCGAGGTCGACGGACTGCTCGTCCGGGACGTCCTCGGCCGGTACCCGCTCTTTGTCGATGATGAGGCGTGGGCGTTCGACCCGACCGAACTCGACGACCCGCGATCGTTCCCGGCCGGCCACGTCCGATCCCGGGAGGGGCTGGAACGGTGGGGTTCGCTCCCCGAACCGGCTCTCGCCGAACCCAGCGACGGCGTCGAAGCCGTCCGGTCGGCGCTCGAACGCGCGTTCTCGACGATCGACACGGACGGCCTCGCCATCGCCTTCTCCGGCGGGCTCGACTCGGCGCTGCTCGCGGCCGTCTTCGACGTCCCGCTGTACGTCGTCGGGTTCCCGGACAGCCACGACATCGAGGCGGCACGGCGCGGCGCGGACCTGCTCGATGCCGATCTCACCGTCGTCGAGGCCACGCACGCCGATCTCGAACGCGCCGTCCCCGAGATCGTGGCCGCGACCGGCCGGACCAACGCGATGGACGTCCAGATCGCGCTCCCGCTGTATCTGGTCGCCGAGCGCGTCGCCGCCGACGGGTTCGATCGGCTCGCGCTGGGCCAGGGGGCGGACGAACTGTTCGGCGGCTACGCCAAGGTCGCGAAGGCCCCCGAGGACCCGCGGGTCGAGAGCGATACCGTCCGGGGGGCGACTCGCGAGGTCATCGAGACGCTTCCAGACCAGCTCGAACGGGACGTACTGACCGTCCGCGCGGCCGGCGTCGAACCGGTCGCGCCGCTGTTGCACGACGCGGTCGTCGAGGCCGCGCTGGGGTTGCCCGGCGAGTTGCTCGTCGAGGGCGAGACGCGGAAGGTCGCGCTCCGGGAGGCGGCCTGGCGGTGGCTTCCCGAGGAGCTGGCGACCCGCGAGAAGAAGGCCGTCCAGTACGGCAGTCTCGTCGCGCGCGAACTCGATCGGCTGGCCCGACAGGCCGGCTTCAAGCGCCGGATGGACGATCACGTCACGCAGTACGTCGAGTCGCTGAGCCGCTGA
- a CDS encoding GNAT family N-acetyltransferase: MEVTIRDAEPEDASSLDVLRAQALKMTFEDEYDRQTVGDLVATVDEELPNWIDDDRYLVAVAETEVTPVSYAVFDRKNGTILSIVTSPDYEREGFGSAILAHVETAANEHGHESLSAVAPRSALAFFEACGFETAGTAEWHGLPGVRLEKSI; this comes from the coding sequence ATGGAAGTCACGATACGCGACGCCGAACCGGAGGACGCGAGTAGTCTCGATGTCCTTCGGGCACAGGCGCTCAAGATGACGTTCGAAGACGAGTACGACCGACAGACGGTCGGTGATCTCGTTGCGACCGTCGACGAGGAACTACCGAACTGGATCGACGACGACCGATACCTCGTGGCGGTGGCCGAAACCGAAGTCACGCCCGTCTCATATGCCGTCTTCGACCGCAAGAACGGCACGATTCTGTCGATCGTGACGAGTCCCGACTACGAACGCGAAGGATTCGGGAGCGCGATCCTCGCTCACGTCGAGACCGCCGCGAACGAACACGGACACGAGTCGCTGTCTGCGGTCGCACCTCGCTCCGCACTGGCATTTTTCGAGGCGTGCGGGTTCGAAACGGCGGGCACCGCCGAGTGGCACGGCCTGCCCGGGGTCCGACTCGAGAAGTCGATCTGA
- a CDS encoding 30S ribosomal protein S17e → MAIKPAYVKKTATILMEKYPDAFGSDFEHNKELVAELTNIESKGVRNRIAGYVTRKQNRPVEA, encoded by the coding sequence ATGGCGATCAAACCGGCCTACGTCAAGAAGACGGCAACGATCCTGATGGAGAAGTATCCCGACGCCTTCGGCTCGGACTTCGAGCACAACAAGGAACTCGTCGCGGAACTGACCAACATCGAGTCGAAGGGCGTTCGCAACCGGATCGCGGGCTACGTCACGCGAAAGCAGAACCGGCCCGTCGAGGCCTGA
- a CDS encoding triphosphoribosyl-dephospho-CoA synthase translates to MRSIAQNAELALLLEVAGTPKPGNVDREREYADLRFEHFLAGAVGARSGLKLAADPDGPPIGEAFERAVAGMSDQRGGNTQFGALLLLTPLARAAGRGNLSPSGVRAVVESTTVTDAAGFYRAFEHVAVAVDDPPADMDDLDVRRGSDAVPTLHARGLTLGGVMERSADRDGVAREWTEGFPRSFGAAERLQERDGSVADRAARVFLELLADEPDTFVAINHDEATAERVSERARAVLTGEEDADALAEELIEREINPGTTADIVAAGLFVALEEGLEI, encoded by the coding sequence GTGAGATCGATCGCCCAGAACGCCGAACTGGCCCTGTTGCTCGAAGTTGCCGGGACGCCCAAACCGGGCAACGTCGACCGAGAACGCGAATACGCCGACCTCCGGTTCGAACACTTCCTCGCCGGTGCTGTGGGCGCCCGATCCGGCCTCAAACTGGCTGCCGATCCCGACGGACCGCCGATCGGCGAGGCCTTCGAGCGTGCCGTCGCGGGAATGAGCGACCAGCGCGGCGGGAACACGCAGTTCGGCGCGCTGTTGTTGCTCACGCCGCTCGCGCGCGCGGCAGGTCGTGGAAACCTCTCGCCGTCTGGTGTTCGAGCTGTCGTCGAATCGACGACCGTCACCGACGCGGCGGGCTTCTATCGGGCGTTCGAGCACGTCGCCGTCGCCGTCGACGACCCGCCGGCCGACATGGACGACCTCGACGTTCGCCGCGGAAGCGACGCCGTGCCAACGCTTCACGCACGCGGGCTGACGCTCGGGGGCGTGATGGAACGGTCGGCCGACCGCGACGGCGTCGCCCGCGAGTGGACCGAGGGGTTTCCCCGGAGTTTCGGTGCGGCCGAGCGCCTGCAGGAACGCGACGGGTCGGTCGCGGACCGCGCGGCGCGGGTCTTCCTCGAGCTGCTGGCCGACGAGCCGGACACGTTCGTCGCGATCAACCACGACGAGGCGACCGCCGAGCGCGTCAGCGAGCGCGCGCGGGCCGTCCTGACGGGCGAGGAAGACGCGGACGCGCTGGCCGAGGAGTTGATCGAGCGAGAGATCAACCCCGGGACGACGGCCGACATCGTCGCTGCGGGGCTGTTCGTCGCCCTCGAGGAGGGACTGGAGATATGA
- a CDS encoding PHP domain-containing protein, with the protein MLSVELHVHSSLSYDGRDPVDDILVRAREASLDALAITDHDEFDASLEAVEKASEYGLVGIPGMEVTSAAGHVLALGISEAIPKGLPFTETLDRIHEQGGIAVVPHPFQESRSGVMAEISRVDLARADAIEVYNSRLLTGYANRQARRFALEHGIPMTAGSDAHIAEMVGRATTDVDTDERSVEAILSAIADGRTSIEGRRTPWHISFKQAAGGAKRRLRARLSTLFE; encoded by the coding sequence GTGCTCTCGGTCGAGCTTCACGTCCACTCCTCGCTCTCCTACGACGGGCGCGATCCCGTCGACGACATTCTGGTACGCGCACGCGAGGCGTCGCTCGACGCGCTCGCGATCACCGATCACGACGAGTTCGACGCGAGCCTCGAGGCCGTCGAGAAGGCATCCGAATACGGTCTCGTCGGCATTCCCGGGATGGAGGTGACCAGCGCGGCGGGACACGTGCTCGCGCTGGGGATCTCCGAGGCGATCCCGAAGGGACTGCCGTTCACCGAGACGCTCGACCGGATCCACGAACAGGGCGGCATCGCCGTCGTTCCCCACCCCTTCCAGGAATCACGGAGCGGCGTGATGGCGGAGATCTCGCGCGTCGATCTCGCGCGGGCCGACGCCATCGAGGTCTACAACTCCCGGCTGTTGACCGGCTACGCCAACCGGCAGGCGCGGCGGTTCGCGCTCGAACACGGGATCCCGATGACCGCCGGGAGCGACGCCCATATCGCGGAGATGGTCGGCCGGGCGACCACCGACGTCGACACCGACGAGCGGTCGGTCGAGGCGATCCTGTCGGCGATCGCCGACGGCCGGACCAGCATCGAGGGGCGACGGACGCCGTGGCATATCAGTTTCAAACAGGCCGCCGGCGGGGCGAAACGACGCCTTCGGGCCAGACTCTCGACGCTTTTCGAATGA
- a CDS encoding DUF447 domain-containing protein — protein sequence MSGDSAAWPVDLRGVTESIVTTRGPNDRWNVAALGVHAGDPVTARTWGATRTRRNFKERGRGYVQFAPDPVAFAEAALTVREERDPILPSADAWVEVEPERRASGTDGGTEWVDWALHPVESRIEHRGVRTTNRGYYAVIEATVAASRLGVDAYDQDRLRQRLDYFEGVVETCGGEPENEAFEVVRANAEW from the coding sequence ATGAGCGGTGATTCGGCGGCGTGGCCGGTCGACCTCCGGGGCGTGACCGAGTCGATCGTCACCACCCGGGGGCCGAACGACCGGTGGAACGTCGCCGCGCTGGGCGTGCACGCCGGCGACCCGGTGACGGCTCGCACCTGGGGCGCGACTCGGACGCGGCGGAACTTCAAGGAGCGCGGCCGGGGGTACGTTCAGTTCGCGCCCGATCCGGTCGCGTTCGCCGAGGCGGCGCTGACGGTCCGCGAGGAGCGCGATCCGATCCTGCCGAGCGCGGACGCCTGGGTCGAGGTCGAACCCGAGCGACGAGCGAGCGGGACCGACGGCGGCACGGAGTGGGTCGACTGGGCGCTGCACCCGGTCGAGAGTCGGATCGAGCACCGGGGTGTCCGGACGACGAACCGCGGCTACTACGCCGTCATCGAGGCGACGGTCGCGGCCTCGCGGCTCGGCGTCGATGCCTACGATCAGGACCGACTTCGACAGCGACTCGACTACTTCGAGGGCGTCGTCGAGACCTGCGGCGGCGAACCGGAGAACGAGGCGTTCGAGGTCGTGCGCGCGAACGCCGAATGGTAG
- the cofD gene encoding 2-phospho-L-lactate transferase, giving the protein MVTFLSGGTGTPKLLAGADAVFDPRETTVVANTGDDIELGGHLVCPDVDTVLFLDGGELDRETWWGIEGDTAETHERLHALADAAGLEGGPRYLSDERQTAGREIARWRRFSAVAEFMHIGDRDRAIHLTRTGLLDEGHSLTEATAALAEALGVERPILPMSDDPVASLVHTPDGVQHFQEWWVARDGEPPVETVEFRGADEATPTDAVLEALEAPVVIGPSNPVTSIGPMLAMDEFRDALASTPVVAVSPFVEDRVFSGPAGKLMAATGRDPSTAGTAETYPFVDAFVLDSDDGTDLDRPVVRTDTAMDTEADAERVARAVERALSDLAGVSL; this is encoded by the coding sequence ATGGTGACGTTTCTTTCGGGCGGGACGGGCACGCCCAAGCTGCTCGCGGGGGCCGACGCGGTCTTCGACCCCCGGGAGACGACAGTCGTCGCGAACACCGGCGACGACATCGAACTCGGCGGCCATCTCGTCTGCCCGGACGTAGATACGGTACTGTTCCTCGACGGCGGCGAACTCGATCGAGAGACGTGGTGGGGGATCGAAGGTGACACGGCCGAGACTCACGAGCGACTGCACGCGCTCGCCGATGCCGCCGGTCTCGAGGGCGGCCCGCGGTATCTCTCCGACGAGCGACAGACGGCCGGCCGCGAGATCGCTCGCTGGCGGCGCTTCTCGGCGGTCGCGGAGTTCATGCACATCGGCGACCGCGACCGGGCGATCCATCTCACGCGGACGGGACTGCTCGACGAAGGGCATTCGCTGACCGAGGCGACGGCCGCGCTGGCCGAGGCGCTGGGCGTCGAGCGACCGATCCTCCCGATGAGCGACGATCCCGTGGCGAGTCTCGTCCACACGCCCGACGGAGTCCAACACTTTCAGGAGTGGTGGGTCGCCCGCGACGGCGAGCCGCCGGTCGAGACCGTCGAGTTCAGAGGGGCTGACGAGGCGACGCCGACCGACGCCGTGCTCGAGGCGCTCGAAGCGCCGGTCGTGATCGGCCCCTCGAACCCGGTCACGAGCATCGGCCCGATGCTCGCGATGGACGAGTTCCGCGACGCGCTGGCGTCGACCCCCGTCGTCGCCGTCTCACCGTTCGTCGAGGACCGGGTGTTCTCCGGGCCGGCCGGGAAACTGATGGCCGCGACCGGACGCGACCCCTCGACGGCGGGGACGGCCGAGACCTATCCTTTCGTGGACGCGTTCGTCCTCGACAGCGACGACGGGACCGACCTCGACCGGCCTGTCGTGCGTACCGACACCGCGATGGATACCGAAGCCGACGCCGAGCGAGTCGCCCGGGCGGTCGAGCGGGCGCTCTCGGACCTCGCGGGGGTGTCACTGTGA